TCAATGAATTGTTTGTCTAGGTTGACGGCTTTATCAAATGCACTGGCGGCGGGCTCTAATTGTTTGAGTGAGAGTAACGCTAAGCCTAAACTAAACCATGCATCTGCACTGTTAGGGTCTTGCACGGTCCATAATTGGCTGACTTTTTGTAGGGCTGGCCAGTCTTGGCGTGACTCTGGCACTGCCGCGCGCATATAAAAAGGTTTTTTGTCTTCGTCTTCTTCCCATAGTGCTTTGCCACGGACGGGAAACTCAGTGCTTGCCGGCATTTTTTCTAGCGTATCTAGCCACTCTACCGGTAGCGCAAAGTGCACGCTGCCACCGCTGCCTGCGGTTTTAAAGGTGTTGATGCCGACCAGTCTACCTTCCATATCAAACAAGCCGCTGCCGCTGGCGCCCATTAAAAATTTGGCGCTGCTACGGATCATATTGCCGCCCGGGGTTGGGTAGAGGCCTTGAATTTCACCGACCGAGGTGATTGGAGCAGGAACGCCATTGGAGTGCCCAATCGCAGTAATCTCTTGCCCACGTGCTAAATCACCGCTGTGGCCGCGCAAAACTGGTTTGAACGGCATGTTGTGTGTGGTGACCATACATAAATCATGCCAGGCATCTGCACGCACTTCGGTAATCGGGTAACTGTCTTCGCCACGGGATACCCAAGGCTGTTTGGTGGCGCGTAATACATGGCAATTGGTGACCACGGTGTTGTCTCCAACCACAACCCCGGAGCCGTAAGCCATGCCACCATCGAGATTGTAACCACGGATCATGACTACGCTAAAATAAGCCTCTACGAGCGCTTGTTGGTTGTAGGCATTGGCAACCGCACTGCTGATGAGCAGGTATGCTAAAAGTAAGTATTTCACGTAATCCCCTGAATGCCTGTTTTAATGTTGTAGAACTGACTGGCGCTTACGATAAAAGTTCAGGCGACAGGTGTTTTTGAAATGTGTAAATCCTGCGCCCATCCCGGCAAAAACAGTTAAAATATAATTTATACCATTCTTGTCTCTAGATTGTACTTGTGATCGTCACTTTCCCTGGCAGTAAATATGAATTGCACCAGCCTTTTCCGCCCGCTGGCGATCAACCGCAAGCCATTGAAAAGCTGACTCAAGGCATTGAAGATGGTTTGAAATTTCAAACGCTGCTTGGCGTGACTGGCTCTGGTAAAACCTACACCATGGCCAACGTGATCGCGAGGATTGGTAAACCAGCCATTGTGATGGCGCCAAACAAAACGCTGGCTGCGCAGTTATATAGCGAATTCAGGGAGTTCTTTCCCAATAATGCCGTCGAGTATTTCGTCAGCTATTACGATTATTACCAGCCTGAAGCCTACGTGCCCTCGCGAGATTTATTTATCGAAAAAGACTCTAGCATCAACGAGCATATTGAGCAGATGCGTTTATCGGCCACCAAGGCGCTGCTTGAGCGCGAAGATGCCATCATTGTCGCCACCGTCTCTGCCATTTATGGTATTGGAGATCCAGGCGAATATCACGGCATGGTGCTGCATATCCATCAAGGGAAAAAAATCACCCAAAAAGACGTGGTTGCGCAATTGATTGCCATGCAATACGACCGCAACGATTTTGATTTTAGCCGTGGTTGTTTTCGCGTCCGCGGCGATATCATTGATGTGTTTCCCTCAGAAAACAGTGAAACCGCAGTGCGTATCAGTTTGTTTGATGATGAGATCGACACGATTCAGCTGTTTGATCCGCTCACCGGTCAGGTTTTCAGCAAAATCCATAACTTTCGCATTTTCCCGTCCAGCCATTATGTGACCGCGCGTGAAGCCACGGTGCGTGCCATGGAGACGATTAAAGAAGAATTGCGCCAGCGCGTGAGTTTTTTCTTGAGTGAAAACAAACTGGTTGAAGCACAACGAATCGAGCAACGCACCCGCTTTGACCTTGAAATGCTGAACGAGATTGGCTTTTGTAAAGGCATCGAAAACTATAGCCGTCATTTGACTCGGCGTAACCCCGGCGATCCACCACCCACCTTGATTGATTATCTCCCCGAGCAGGCATTGATGATCATTGATGAGAGCCATGTCACCGTGCCACAAGTGGGCGGCATGTATTTGGGTGACCGTTCTCGCAAGGCCAATCTGGTGGATTATGGCTGGCGTTTACCCTCTGCCATGGATAACCGGCCGCTCAAATTTGAAGAGTTTGAACGCATCATGCGTCAATGCGTGTTTGTCTCGGCCACCCCGGCTGACTATGAAAAAAATCACCAGCAGCAAGTGGTCGAAATGATTGCGCGACCCACTGGCTTGGTAGATCCTGAAATCACTGTCAAACCAGCCGATACGCAAGTGGACGACTTGCTGGGTGAAATTAAGCTTCGTGTCGCGGTCGGCGAACGGGTGCTGGCCACCACGCTCACCAAACGCATGTCTGAAGATCTGACCGATTACTTAAGCGAACATGGCGTCAAAGTGCGCTATTTGCACAGTGATATTGATACCGTAGAGCGGGTTGAGATTATTCGTGACTTGCGACTCGGTGAATTTGATGTGCTGATTGGCATTAACTTGTTGCGCGAGGGGCTGGATATCCCTGAAGTCTCTTTGGTGGCTGTGCTCGACGCCGACAAAGAGGGTTTTTTGCGGTCTGAGCGCTCGTTGATTCAAACGGCTGGCCGTGCTGCCCGAAATTTGAACGGTAAGGTCATTTTTTACGGCAATCGCATCACGCGCAGCATGAAATTAGCCATGGACGAAGCGGATCGTCGGCGTAAAATTCAGTTAGCATTTAACGCTGAACATGGCATTGTGCCCAAAGGTGTGACCAAGCGCATCAAAGATATTATTGATGGCGTCTATGATAAAGATGAAGCGCAACGTGAGCGTAAGGCCGCACAAGAGCAGGCCAACTACGAAAACATGAGCGAGAAAAATTTGACCAAAGAGCTCAAGCGGATCGAGAAGGCCATGCACGACGCAGCCAAAAACCTGGAGTTCGAAAAAGCTGCGCAATTCCGCGACCAATTAAAAAAAATAAAGTTACAGGCATTTGGTGCCGAAGTAGAAGATTTGAAATGACCGCGTTAAATCTGTGTATTGGTTCAATTGCCGCCATCTGCACTACGGTAGCATTTGTACCGCAAGTGATTCAATCATGGCGCACCAGAGATTTAAGCGGCATCTCACTGCCGATGTACTCGATTTTTACCACTGGCGTTCTGCTCTGGCTGGTTTATGGCATTTTAGAGCAGGATTGGCCAGTAATGATTGCCAATGCCGTCACCGCCGTATTAGCGGGCGTGGTGTTGTGGTTAAAATTAAAATCACTATTGAACCGTTAAATAAGATGTATTGCTGATTATTTTTATAATTATTTTGTTTAGGATACGACCATGAAAAAAATTACAAAAGCCGTTTTCCCGGTAGCCGGGTTAGGCACTCGATTCTTGCCAGCAACCAAAG
This Methylophilus medardicus DNA region includes the following protein-coding sequences:
- a CDS encoding tetratricopeptide repeat-containing S1 family peptidase; translation: MKYLLLAYLLISSAVANAYNQQALVEAYFSVVMIRGYNLDGGMAYGSGVVVGDNTVVTNCHVLRATKQPWVSRGEDSYPITEVRADAWHDLCMVTTHNMPFKPVLRGHSGDLARGQEITAIGHSNGVPAPITSVGEIQGLYPTPGGNMIRSSAKFLMGASGSGLFDMEGRLVGINTFKTAGSGGSVHFALPVEWLDTLEKMPASTEFPVRGKALWEEDEDKKPFYMRAAVPESRQDWPALQKVSQLWTVQDPNSADAWFSLGLALLSLKQLEPAASAFDKAVNLDKQFIEAWFRRGDVAQQQGDQKMVQQIETQLQQIDPTLVPIYQAYLGCDQHCQK
- the uvrB gene encoding excinuclease ABC subunit UvrB, yielding MIVTFPGSKYELHQPFPPAGDQPQAIEKLTQGIEDGLKFQTLLGVTGSGKTYTMANVIARIGKPAIVMAPNKTLAAQLYSEFREFFPNNAVEYFVSYYDYYQPEAYVPSRDLFIEKDSSINEHIEQMRLSATKALLEREDAIIVATVSAIYGIGDPGEYHGMVLHIHQGKKITQKDVVAQLIAMQYDRNDFDFSRGCFRVRGDIIDVFPSENSETAVRISLFDDEIDTIQLFDPLTGQVFSKIHNFRIFPSSHYVTAREATVRAMETIKEELRQRVSFFLSENKLVEAQRIEQRTRFDLEMLNEIGFCKGIENYSRHLTRRNPGDPPPTLIDYLPEQALMIIDESHVTVPQVGGMYLGDRSRKANLVDYGWRLPSAMDNRPLKFEEFERIMRQCVFVSATPADYEKNHQQQVVEMIARPTGLVDPEITVKPADTQVDDLLGEIKLRVAVGERVLATTLTKRMSEDLTDYLSEHGVKVRYLHSDIDTVERVEIIRDLRLGEFDVLIGINLLREGLDIPEVSLVAVLDADKEGFLRSERSLIQTAGRAARNLNGKVIFYGNRITRSMKLAMDEADRRRKIQLAFNAEHGIVPKGVTKRIKDIIDGVYDKDEAQRERKAAQEQANYENMSEKNLTKELKRIEKAMHDAAKNLEFEKAAQFRDQLKKIKLQAFGAEVEDLK
- a CDS encoding SemiSWEET transporter; the protein is MTALNLCIGSIAAICTTVAFVPQVIQSWRTRDLSGISLPMYSIFTTGVLLWLVYGILEQDWPVMIANAVTAVLAGVVLWLKLKSLLNR